The Phaenicophaeus curvirostris isolate KB17595 chromosome 23, BPBGC_Pcur_1.0, whole genome shotgun sequence genome includes the window GCTGGGATACTGCAGGTAAGTGGAGGATTGGGAGTGAGTACACACCTGAGGCAGGTAACCTATATCCACTTCCATGTTGCTGCTTTCACTCGCCCCATACAGCCACTCCATGTCAACGTTCAGGGACCTGCAAGGCAAACCTGGTACGATCAGAGTCATCAAGGGCTAAAGCAGCGTACAGGAATCCCCAAACAAATGAGAACACCCAGCACTCCTCTCACAAGGTCAGCACTGAAGTCCAGACCCTCTGGCTCCTCCAAAATCACCGTGTTCCCTGCTGGATCAGGGCCCAGGAACCTACCCAACACTGGGCAAAAACGCTCACGCCTCTGAGCGCTGTCAAAGCACAGAAGAGAGAGGTGTCATTGctcccccttccttcccagCACTTAACTTACATGTTCTGATCCTGCTGAACttttaaaagggtttttttggaagCAAAAGGCTTTTGTAAGGAGTTTCTGGCAGAGCTGTAACTGCCTGCTCGCTGTAACAAATGTGCTGACAGAGCCATAGGGATTGAGCCGCCAGGGTAATGTTATAATAGAATTTTCACTCTGGCCGTCATGGGCAAAGAGATTTGAAGCTTCTTTCCTCTGAAATGCTTCCAGCTGCTTGCCAGAAAGCAGGAATGAGCTAGTGCAAAGCTATACACACAAAGCCTTAACCTGTGAAACATCAAGCGAAAAATACGTTAAAGCAAGAGCATCGGGCTTTGCTGAGCTTCACTGCCCTGAGCCAGGCTCTGGGATCGCTAGGGGCTGCCTCTCCCCATCCTCCGAGCACCAAGGGACGGTCACTGGTGAGTGAATCAGACCCTGAGATGGGTCAGGGATCCTCAGTGCCTCGTAAAGATGTATTTGCCATTTTTACAGCCAACTCAGAGCTCAATTCACTCAGATTTTCCAGGGACTTGGCTGAAAAGCGTGAGCCCATCCATCACAGACACACGAGGAGCCTTCTGCAGCCTGCAACAGGTATCCGACATCTGTGAGAGCCCCTGCcacagccaggactgctgggaCAGGTCAAGGGAGCAGGGCTTCCAGCAGGGCTGTGAATAAAGAGGCTGCTGCCGGCCTTTAGCGCAGTATCAGGACAACTTGAATTCCCCTTCCCTGTGTgtcttaaatcatagaatcacagaaccatagaatgtgGTTTGGCACAGCAGAGCTCAGGCTTGGATGCTCAGTGCCAGCTGCCCGCAGGTTGTGCAAGGACAACTATCCCCACCCCATGCTCCGTGTCCCCAGCAACCTCCACCCTGCTTATCCCCTGTCCctcctctgcccttgtccttccctgcCTCTTTCAAGCCAGACACCCCCAGACCTGCTGATAAACGTAGCTCTTCCTGAAAAATTGCATCAGAACCAGTTCAGGGAGCGCTGTATCTAAAGAACTGAGGGCATGATGACCGGGATGACTGCTGGCAGACAGGGATGTGTGGGGAAAACGGATAAGCAAACAGCAGAACTGGCCCGCCCAGAGCTCAGACTGCAGATCTGCCCTCCCTGCAGAGGCCAGGATGCCCACATGCCACAAGGGACAGTGCTGTCACTGTGCTTAATTCTTCACATAAAAAGAGCCCGCCAGCCTCGCCCCAGGCACAGGACAGGATCCCAGTGCTTCCGGGATCCACTGGGCTCCATTTACAAAATTCTCAACCCTCTCCAGCTCCCATTAAGAGAGAAAACCAGCTGTACCTGCTGTTAGGAACAAAGAGCTTAAACTCTCGGACATGGGAAGAATCCTTGGAGAGGACGATGTGACCCGTGAACTGGCCTGGGGAAAACCAGAAGGGGAAGTCTGGTGGCTCGTTCAGCTGGAACTCAGCGTGGATCCTGAAATGAGAAAGGAGCCATCAGCTGCAGTACCAGGAGGAGGGAATGGATCACGCATTGCAGAtgacagcagggagaagttaTCTCCGGGCAGCAGAAATTATGAAGCTAAACTGGGGCAGAGGTTCAGTTCAAAAAGCTTTTCATGTCACACAGTGAAGACAGTAAAAGACTGGAGCAGATCCCCTGGGTCAGAATCATCATCTGGGTCAGGGCCATCTCCAGGATCAATGCCTTTTGGAACTGGGCAGTAAGTGTCTATCCAGGAAAGATGAACTATGTTATGATTCCTTGTAACACAGCAATAGACTAAGACCCCTCCAGCCTCCTTTTCAGCTTGATCAGGCAATTAAAAGCTGTGTGTGACAGTTCCAGTAAATCAGCAGAACAATTCCCCAGACTCTCCCTTTTGGAAGGGCACTCCACTCTCTGAGTGAACAAAATCTaacaaattcatagaatcatagaacaaccaggttggaagagacccaccggatcatcaagtccaaccattcctatcaaacactaaaccatgtccctcagcacctcatccacccgccccttaaacccctccagggaaggtgaatcaaccccctccctgggtagcctgctccagtgcccaatgaccctttctgtgaaaaatttttttctaacgtccagcctaaatctcccctggtggagcttgaggccattccctctcgtcctgtcccctgtcccttgggagaagagcccagctccctcctctccacaacctcctttcagggagttgcagagagcaatgaggtctcccctcagcctcctcttctcaaggctaaacaaccccttgCTAATCAGACTCTCCACTAATCAGACTCTCCTTGCCAATCAGACTCTCCGCGATCTGGGAAGAGCCTCAGTGACACTGGAAGCGCGGGTGCCCTCTTTGGGCGTCAGCTCAGCACCACACAGTGTCAAGAACTGCTGCGAACCGCCCTCTCCCTGTGGCTGCTTTGCCGCAGGTCCTGCTtgggagcaggacagcacaTGGAATGACACAGggcctctctgccatgggctcacagtccccttctccccctcctctgaGATGTGGGACGAATTTAGAAGTGCTCCCAAGCCCTCCCTGAACAGCCCAGAGCCCTGGCCTTACCTGAAGGCGATGGTGTAGTAGAAGGGACTGATGGCTTGGATGCAGGCCACAGCTCCCTGGGGAGCAAAGCGGGTTTTGACGAAGGGGCGTGGGTGGAACATGCTCAGAAGCTTGTGGATTATGATCTAGAGAAAGAATTGGAAGAGAACAAAAGTGAGAAGAGTTCCTCCACTGCAGATCAGCTGCAGGTCCAAAGGAACTCTCAGCCAGGTCAGGAAGGCAAGGGAACTGGTATGACTTCAAAAGCAGCTCAGGGAGCCTACTGACTCACAAAACAAGAGACAACGCAAtagactgcttttaaaaataaatccatccTCATATGCTTTTAATGCTATTCCCATTGTTTGCAAGCTTCCATCATCCCAGTTGGCTGATCGTCTGCGTACATTAAACTGATCTACAAGGCTACCTCCATCAATACTACTTAAGACTTTGAAAGAGTGGGTGTGCGATCAATAAACACACTGGGCTGTGAACGTTTATCAGCTGTGTGATCAACAACCCCTCCCTGGCACCCCAGGGGACAGCGATACGCCTCTGGCTTCACAAACTGTGCGTTTGCATCATTTCTCTTGCCAATGGAACACTCGCCTTAGGAGCAGCACTTGGCAACTGCCCCACGAAGCACGTTCACTTCATACGAGTGCTTTCTGAACGagtctctccttttcctgttcCAATAAGACCAGCCTAAAATCCCAACGCTTAAATGAAGTGAGATGAAGTTACTCAAGTAAGCTGCATATGGCTAGTACTGACACCTAAAGCCTTCTGCCGGCTCTCAGGCAGGAGATGGTGCTCCTGGCTGTATATCACAGTCTTTCTACCCCCTTAGAAAGTCCAGGGAGAGATAATGCAACATCCTTGTCCCTCCAGAGACTCCTGCAATTCTCCTGGGCTTTAAGGCAGAACATTTACACAAGCCACCTCCCAGGTACATAGAAATTAAGTTTCATatctcacctctttgcccttgggaGGTGGAGGGTAAAATCTGTTGTTGGAAAGGTACCCGGTGAAGATGTTCAATTCACTAGGAATTATCCACCACGGATCCCCAAGCTCCAGTTTATTCTTTGGAGGAAGAAAGGCTTTAAACTGCCTGGCGAGCAACACACTCATAGGGGTGGCTGGGGCAgtccagttcctgagcccagACAGAGCGACGTGAGAAATCTGTGAACGGAAGACACAGTCAGAGCCTAGGCCACACTCTTCAGATGCGCAGGAATGGTGGTGGATGTGCAGGTTTTGGAGAAGGGTGGGGGAAATATATCACATTTTAAATTCTGCCTACCACCCCAAACGCCACCAAGTCATTCTGTCAACTATCAGTTAGGTGAGCAATAGGAAACACAGAAGAACACACCACACACTGCTTTGGACTCAGCTCCAGGAGTGCCAGCTCTTACCAGATGCTTTGGGCTTCCCAGGAAGGGTGGATTAACCGGGGCACAGTGCTGCTGAGTGCACTGGAAATGAGGAAACATTGCAGGAGGCATCGAGCTCGCTCATCAAAGCAAATCCCACAGCTTGAGTAAGACCATGTCCTCCTCCCAACCCACTGGCACTTATTCCAGCTGATGTTCCCAGCCCATAGGATGTGTTTGTACCAGAATTCCTGGCGATACACATCCTGCATGATGTGTTCACACCAGAATATCTGGCCACACACATATCCTATGTGATACCTATTCCCATGATACCTACTCCCAAGaaaccatctttgctcttcGTCATTGTTTCCATGACCAGAGGCTGGAATTTAGCCACAATGGACAATGTCTCCCCATTTGGATCAGGCGCCTCCTCCTCTTCAGATTCTGAGATGGGAGCAACTCCTAGGACAAAGGGACAGGGATTTAAGCAGctgtttcccctccttccccttgcaAGCAACTCTGCAGTGATTACACATTTATCCTGGCAAATCCAGAAGCACTGGGAGTTTCCCAGCTTTGcaatggcagcagcagaactcAGACCCAACCCAGGGACCGGCTTCGGCTGCAGGAATTAAAGTGGAGCCCTCCCTTTAGCAGCCGATGCTCTAAAACCATAGCTTAGTTCACTTGCTTTAGCCAAGTCACTGCGGCACAAGCAAAGCACTATTTGCATTTTGGCTGTAGATTGAGCTCTCCTGTGCATCATCACctcacctcctcctgcctggcagcTCTGTGCAACATTTGCTACGCACCAATACCATCTCTAAACACAAAGGCTCAAAATTGCTGTCTGAGAGAGACCGCTACAGCTGGAGGAGCGCATGAATGGAATGCTGGGACACACAGATAGCTCTGGCCTGGCCTGGGCCAAGCTGTATTTGTTGCCTTCACCCATTTCAAATCCCTGTTAAGCTCTGGACAAAGTAACTTACGCACTTTGCTGGTCCAGCAATGGGatcttctgcttttaaaaaatctctgctTCGTGAAAGTCATGTCTAGTGCTTAAGCCTTTCCAGAAATATGGAAAGCTTAACACCCTCTCTTCACGTAAATCAGACCCAAAACAGTGCCCAGAAAAGAATGAAGGCATGAATAAAAACCATAGAGTCTCTTATCTTTGGCTTTCGGTTGCTCTGTGAGGTAGACAGGTACCCACCTGTCAGCTTCTCAGCTATTGGCTTGAACTCCTCTGGGCTGAGGTACAGATCATTGTTTGTGTCCAGAGACGAGAAGAGGAACAGCCCCTCTCTTCCCAAAGACTTCAGTGCCAGCTCCTGGTTcgggaagaagagagaagtgaGATTTCATTCCAGCTTCCTGCAGGAATTCACTCTGGCCCCTCTCAGCCTCAGAGTTAATTTGCATTCTTTCCAGCACACAAACACAGCCATCAAACCAAAAGATTTACGTCCCTTGGCAGGGTTTTGTGCTATTTACAACAGGGATCCATGTCCAGGACTGCTGGCATGAGCGTATTAAAACTACATCTGGCTGAGTAATTTGAACGGAATCATCTGCTCAGAGCTGGCCTCAAAGTCTTTTTTCAGAAAGATTCCCAACATTTTCCAGATAGTTAGTCCTAAACCTGCAGATATTCCAGGCACCTGGAGATGTGATTTCTGTAATTAACTGACACGGGTGAAACAAAGGCAGTTAAATACATTACTGCCACATGAcaaatcagaaaggaaatgaaCCGAGCCCTTGTAACTCTGCAGAAAGCAACTTAATGTAAACCCGTGCCGAGATCAGAAAATCgtggaatggtctgggttggagaggacctcaaagtccatccagttccaccccctgccacgagcagggacacctcccactggatcaggggctccaagccccatccaacctggccttggacacctccagggatggggcagccacccctgctctgggcaacctgggcctccccaccctcacaggagaacaattcttccaaagatctcatctcaatctcccctctttcagctgaaaactgttctccctcatcctatccctgccctccctgatcaagagcccctcctcagctttcctggagcccctttcagtcctggaagctgctctaaggtctccctgcagccttctcttctccagactgaacaacccccacCAGCGTTACTGTgcccagcagccctgctgcaggcagggtcCCCTCCAGACCCCCACCCTCAGCACTGGATGGAGCATTTTGGTCCCTGGCTCCACAGGGAGCACAGCCACCCACATCAAACACCCAACAAACCCCATGATCTGCTTCAGAAACTTCTGTGAGATCCCAGCcatcctgtgcctcagtttctccttCTGTGGTACATGATGAGATTGTCTGCAAAGCCTATGCAGAGATCATCCAACGGAAGACACCACTGAATGCCTCCCTTGAAGCATCCCCAGAAAACCTCTAGATTCTTCTCGTTATTTCCACTTCAGGAAATGAACGGTTTGCAGACAGGAGAGCTCCAGGAGGTTcttcagccctcggatcatctccatggcttcCTCCAGACTTGCTCGAACACCTCCACGTCCTTCCCACGCTGAGGgcttcagaactgaacacagggctccag containing:
- the SELENON gene encoding selenoprotein N yields the protein MAGAAGPAPRLALAAAALAALVAVRYYRDGEAARQQELALKSLGREGLFLFSSLDTNNDLYLSPEEFKPIAEKLTGVAPISESEEEEAPDPNGETLSIVAKFQPLVMETMTKSKDGFLGISHVALSGLRNWTAPATPMSVLLARQFKAFLPPKNKLELGDPWWIIPSELNIFTGYLSNNRFYPPPPKGKEIIIHKLLSMFHPRPFVKTRFAPQGAVACIQAISPFYYTIAFRIHAEFQLNEPPDFPFWFSPGQFTGHIVLSKDSSHVREFKLFVPNSRSLNVDMEWLYGASESSNMEVDIGYLPQMELESTGPSIPSVIHGENGNVIDSRDPSGEPIQFVFEEIAWQQEIPWEEAAQKLEVAMYPFKKVSYLPFTQAFERANAEKKLVHSILLWGALDDQSCUGSGRTLRETVLESSPILALLNESFISSWSLVKELEELQSNRENEFYSKLADLHLEKYNFPVEMIICLPNGTVIHHINANYFLDITSMKPEDVESSIFSFSTNFEDPSTATYLQFLKEGLQRAKPYLQT